From a single Uloborus diversus isolate 005 unplaced genomic scaffold, Udiv.v.3.1 scaffold_555, whole genome shotgun sequence genomic region:
- the LOC129233625 gene encoding LOW QUALITY PROTEIN: uncharacterized protein K02A2.6-like (The sequence of the model RefSeq protein was modified relative to this genomic sequence to represent the inferred CDS: inserted 1 base in 1 codon): MDIHMLLYLIMLKFFKVTNXHTYSSNHGIFQKFIAPGHPATNGLAERNVQTLKRKLKASFLEQTSIPFKVQNILFRYRATPLACGKSPAELYLNREFRIRLNSIFPYHPTTSKISSGPVRSFKVGERVQVRVFINNRNVWQFGKVIKKFGSRHYLIKLDSGRQLKRHIDQLHSTGVQMHLEEDPSRECRSNVSSDSRQRNVVFDVPRIPEKAPAISCDNQNVPAASQNTSQPAVPLPRRSQRNIRLPSYLRDYQLS, translated from the exons ATGGATATCCATATGTTATTGTATCTGATAATGCTCAAATTTTTCAAAGTGACGA TTCACACCTACAGTTCCAATCATGGAATTTTCCAGAAGTTTATAGCTCCAGGACACCCTGCAACAAATGGTCTTgcagaaagaaatgtgcaaaccttaaagaggaaattaaaagcttcattcCTCGAACAAACTTCAATACCATTCAAggttcaaaacatattgtttcgctATAGAGCAACCCCTCTAGCTTGTGGCAAGTCTCCAGCTGAATTATATCTAAACAGAGAATTTCGTATTCGCTTGAACTCTATCTTCCCATATCATCcaacaacatcaaaaatttccAGTGGTCCTGTGAGATCTTTTAAAGTGGGGGAGAGAGTCCAGGTTCGAGTCTTCATAAACAACCGAAACGTCTGGCAGTttggaaaagtaataaaaaagtttggTTCACGCCATTATTTGATTAAGCTAGACTCAGGACGACAACTAAAGCGACATATTGACCAACTGCATTCGACCGGTGTGCAAATGCATCTTGAGGAGGACCCTTCTCGAGAGTGCCGTTCAAATGTTTCCAGTGATTCAAGACAACGAAATGTGGTTTTTGATGTTCCACGGATTCCAGAGAAAGCTCCTGCAATCTCCTGCGACAACCAGAATGTTCCCGCGGCATCCCAGAATACCAGCCAACCTGCTGTGCCACTGCCTCGCCGTTCTCAAAGGAATATAAGACTTCCTTCATACCTAAGGGACTATCAATTGTCCTAA